Sequence from the Nitrincola iocasae genome:
CACACGCTGGAAGCCCTTGACGCAGCAACCCTTTCACACAATGCAGAGGGTCGGTTTCGTCACTGGATTGTTCGTGAAGAAAATCGTCCAGTCTATTTTTGCGTCAAGTCGAACGGCGATGAAGCCTGGCTCGACGATCTGATTGAACCGCTTGAATCGTTGGCGGGGAAGGACTTTCTGCACCACCGCAATGGCAACAATATGAGTTTCACGCCTCGGTGTATTTCGAAGATGGCGGCTGTTGCGTTTATTATTGAAAAAAATCCGGATATTCAGGACAGAATAGTCCTTGGAATGGGTGATAGTCTGACGGACTTAGCCTTTATGGGCTTGACTCAAATGATGATGATTCCGCCGGGTTCGCAGATAGACACAGCCATCAGAAAGGACTGATCATGAAGTGCGATGCACCTAAGACCATCCGTCACAGCTATGACCCCGAAGATGTCACCTTCTTGTTGACACCTGTCGAGATCACGCCTACGGATGTCAAGGAAAAAGAGTATTTGCTGCAATCTGGGCGTGTGCACTATTCAGAGATGATTTCGGAAGAGCGACGTCCCGACGCGCGCTACATGCAGATATACGAAAATTCACTGGATCGCCATCTTTCACGTATTGCCTTGGACATTGTCCGGATCGGGTTGAAAATCAAGTCAGAAATTGACCAAGGGGCTCTTGCCCCAAGGCTCTCGCTTTGCTCTTTAGTACGAGCGGGTGTACCATATGGAGTACTTTTGCGCCGCGTATTGGTCAAGCTGAATGTCAACGTTGTACATTACGGGGTCTCAATTATTCGGGACCGCGGACTTGATCCAGTCGCGATGGATTATGTTCGGAAAGATCGGCCAGAGGCTGATATTCTTTTCGTGGATGGCTGGACAGGGAAGGGAGCAATTTCCGGCGAGTTAAAAAAAGCCTGGCGGGAAATTTCAGGTCAAGATCCTCGTCTTGTGGTGCTGGCAGATCCCTCCGGACATGCTTGGCTGTCGGGTTCGCATGAGGACTGGTTGATACCGAGTGGCATTCTTGGGGCCAATATTTCCGGGCTAATCAGTCGCTCTATTCTGAAATCAGGTCTTTTGCAACCCGGTGAGTTTCATGGCGCAATGACGGTCGATCATTTAGCTGATATGGACCGTTCACAGGATTTTATCGATAGAGTGACAGGTATGTTTGATACAGTGCTAGAGACGGCGCTACCCGCGGAACAATCCATCGAAGGTGCCCAGCATCTACGCGAACGAGCGGCTTCATGTGTTGACATGATTGCCAATCGTTATGCGGTCGAAAATCTCAACAGAATCAAACCTGGTATTGCTGAAGCGACACGTGCGGTTCTGCGAAGACGGCCCCGTATTGTCTTTCTGCGTGATGCGAAAGATCCGGATCTTGAAGCCCTTGTTCACCTATGTAGACAAGACGGGATTGAAATGGAAGTCAGTGCGCAGGTGACCGGCCCTTACCGTGCCATCACGCTTATCGAGAAGGTCTCCTGAATGCATCATTTTGACGCCTATTCACTTGGGGCAACTCTCTACATGCCTGTTTTGCATCCGAATGTTGCTGATATCCTGCATGGTCGGGTGCCCACTCCAGTTTCTTCGATCGTTCTTTGCCTCGAAGACGCGCTTGCAGAAGGAGATGTTCCCGATGGTCTTAATCGTCTCGATGATTTAATCAGTAACCTTCCTGAGCACTTACCGGTGCGGACTTTTCTGCGTCCTCGTAATCTTGATATGGCGCGAGACCTTTGCTTTCGCGCTGCAGACACTGGAATAGAGGGTATTGTTGCGCCTAAAGTCACACCAGAAACGCTCTATGACTGGCTAGATATGACACGGGATGCAGGCCTTTCCGTTATGCCAACGTTGGAAAGTGCCTCTTTCTTTGATCCAAGCCGAATCTGTGCCATCCGAGATATTCTCGATGATCACTCCGATGATGCGACTCGAATTGCAGCAATTCGGTTGGGTGGAAACGACCTTCTCTCGACGCTGGCTTTGCGGCGAGAACGGGGAATTACTTCCTGGGAAGGACCGCTTGGATGGATCCTTTCAATGGCATCCAGTATTCTGATTTCCTCAGGCTATCCCGTGGCCGCACCGGTATATGATGTCATTGATGATCTGGACACATTACAGCGAGAGGTCGAGCGAGATGTTGCCGCTGGCTTTATTTCCAAAACCATTATTCATCCTGCCCAGGCCTCTGTAGTGAATGAAGCTTTTCGTGTGACGCGTGGGGATATGGAGCAAGCACGGGCTGTGCTCGATTGCCAGGCGCGTGCCGTTTTTCAGCTAGGTGGCGTCATGTGTGAACCGGCTACGCATCGTGCCTGGGCAAATAGAATAGTTGCTCGGGGAGAAATCTTCGGTATTTCCGGAGTCTCTTCTAAATTATCTCAGATGCCTTGCAACAATCATCAGCACAGACTGTCAAAAAATACCAAGGGAGTAGGTTGAGGGACGGGGTTTTACTCAACCAGGATTAAGAGTTTTATTGCGTTCAAGGGGCTATATTTGTACGTTCGAATTGTAGCTATAATCGAAAATCAAACACACACACTCAAGGAGAGATACCACAATGGCAATTTCACTAAATAAGGGTCAGACAATTTCGCTGGCCAAAAATGGTAGTTCTGGTTTGAGCAAGGTATTCATGGGTCTGGGATGGGACCCGATCCAGAAGAAAAAAGGTGGCTTACTGGCGAGTCTCTTCGGTGGAGGTGGAGGAGATATTGATCTCGATGCCAGTGTGATCATGCTGGATGCCAACAAGTCGGCTATCGACACTGTCAGCTTTGCTCAGCTCAAGTCGAAGGATGGCGCTATTCGCCACGGTGGCGACAATCTAACGGGTGAGGGCGAAGGTGATGACGAGGTGATCTATGTGGATCTGACCCAGCTTCCCGCAGCCGTCTCCCACTTAGTATTCACCGTCAACAGCTTTCGCGGACAGACTTTTAACGAAGTGGAAAATGCTTTTAGTCGTCTGGTAGACGAAACAAAGAATGAAGAACTATGCCGTTACACTCTGACAGATCAGGGTACGCATACTGGCGTCATCATGGCGTCTATGACAAAGACTGCTGACGGCTGGACAATGACGGCGCATGGTAAGCCTTGCACGGGGCGCACTGTTAAGGATTTGGCACAAGATGCCATTTCGGTCATTTAACTGAAAGGGGCTTTAAAGAAGGCCTTTCAATACTTGGGAGAAACAATATGTCGATGAATTGGTTAAAGGAAAATATCGCTAAGGCGCGGGCGAACCTTACTGCAGAGGTGTCAAAGTTCAAAAACAAGGACTTTATGGAAGCTGTGGTCAGTGGTTGTGCTCTTGTCGCCGCGGCTGATGGTAGCGTCGATGCATCCGAAAAACAAAAAATGGCTGGGTTCCTGGAGCGATCTGATGAGTTGAAGCATTTCGACATTCGTCAGGTTATCGAAGTGTTCAACAAATCGGTTGGAGATTTCGAATTTGATCAAGCGATTGGCAAGGCAAATGCCCTAAAAGCGATCGGCAAGGTACGTGGCAAAGATGATCAGGCGCGCGTCCTGGTTCGCGTCGTCTGTGCTATCGGAGCCGCTGACGGAGATTTTGACGAGGACGAAAAA
This genomic interval carries:
- a CDS encoding HAD family hydrolase: MINSGSRELNLGNVEHRPVLFTDLDDTLFQTARKIAEPVCESRLAAVATNGHHSYMTESQAAMTQWLLASTQMIPVTARSTEALSRCRIPFTSWKVAANGAVILDSEGRVDSDWSTHIGQLSNSFRHTLEALDAATLSHNAEGRFRHWIVREENRPVYFCVKSNGDEAWLDDLIEPLESLAGKDFLHHRNGNNMSFTPRCISKMAAVAFIIEKNPDIQDRIVLGMGDSLTDLAFMGLTQMMMIPPGSQIDTAIRKD
- a CDS encoding cysteine protease StiP domain-containing protein — encoded protein: MKCDAPKTIRHSYDPEDVTFLLTPVEITPTDVKEKEYLLQSGRVHYSEMISEERRPDARYMQIYENSLDRHLSRIALDIVRIGLKIKSEIDQGALAPRLSLCSLVRAGVPYGVLLRRVLVKLNVNVVHYGVSIIRDRGLDPVAMDYVRKDRPEADILFVDGWTGKGAISGELKKAWREISGQDPRLVVLADPSGHAWLSGSHEDWLIPSGILGANISGLISRSILKSGLLQPGEFHGAMTVDHLADMDRSQDFIDRVTGMFDTVLETALPAEQSIEGAQHLRERAASCVDMIANRYAVENLNRIKPGIAEATRAVLRRRPRIVFLRDAKDPDLEALVHLCRQDGIEMEVSAQVTGPYRAITLIEKVS
- a CDS encoding HpcH/HpaI aldolase/citrate lyase family protein — its product is MHHFDAYSLGATLYMPVLHPNVADILHGRVPTPVSSIVLCLEDALAEGDVPDGLNRLDDLISNLPEHLPVRTFLRPRNLDMARDLCFRAADTGIEGIVAPKVTPETLYDWLDMTRDAGLSVMPTLESASFFDPSRICAIRDILDDHSDDATRIAAIRLGGNDLLSTLALRRERGITSWEGPLGWILSMASSILISSGYPVAAPVYDVIDDLDTLQREVERDVAAGFISKTIIHPAQASVVNEAFRVTRGDMEQARAVLDCQARAVFQLGGVMCEPATHRAWANRIVARGEIFGISGVSSKLSQMPCNNHQHRLSKNTKGVG
- a CDS encoding TerD family protein, with the translated sequence MAISLNKGQTISLAKNGSSGLSKVFMGLGWDPIQKKKGGLLASLFGGGGGDIDLDASVIMLDANKSAIDTVSFAQLKSKDGAIRHGGDNLTGEGEGDDEVIYVDLTQLPAAVSHLVFTVNSFRGQTFNEVENAFSRLVDETKNEELCRYTLTDQGTHTGVIMASMTKTADGWTMTAHGKPCTGRTVKDLAQDAISVI
- a CDS encoding tellurite resistance TerB family protein; translated protein: MSMNWLKENIAKARANLTAEVSKFKNKDFMEAVVSGCALVAAADGSVDASEKQKMAGFLERSDELKHFDIRQVIEVFNKSVGDFEFDQAIGKANALKAIGKVRGKDDQARVLVRVVCAIGAADGDFDEDEKAVVREIAQELGLNPAEFDL